In Rhinolophus ferrumequinum isolate MPI-CBG mRhiFer1 chromosome 25, mRhiFer1_v1.p, whole genome shotgun sequence, the following proteins share a genomic window:
- the MMP11 gene encoding stromelysin-3 translates to MARAARLRGAAQRAFLLSLLLLLLLPRPLLARAPRPPDAHRYHPVRRGLKPWHEAPQSSLAPAPAAQKVPQPARGPRPLRCGVPDPPEGLNARNRQKRFVLSGGRWEKTDLTYRILRFPWQLVREQVRQTVAEALQVWSEVTPLTFTEVHEGHADITIDFTRYWHGDNLPFDGPGGILAHAFFPKTHREGDVHFDYDETWTIGDDHGTDLLQVAAHEFGHALGLQHTTAAKALMSPFYTFRYPPSLSPDDRRGIQHLYGRPRPAPSSKPPALDPQAGVDTNEIAPLEPEAPPDACEISFDAVSTIRGELFFFKAGFVWRLRGGRLQPGYPALASRHWQGLPSPVDAAFEDAQGHIWFFKGAQYWVYDGEKPVLGPASLSELGLPGSPVHAALVWGPEKNKIYFFRGGDYWRFHPSTRRVDSPVPRRATDWRGVPPEIDAAFQDADGYAYFLRGLLYWKFDPVKVKALEGFPRLVGPDFFGCTEPANTFH, encoded by the exons ATGGCTCGGGCCGCCCGGCTTCGCGGCGCCGCCCAGCGCGCCTTCCTGCtgtcgctgctgctgctgctgctcctgccgCGGCCGCTGCTGGCCCGGGCCCCGCGGCCGCCG GATGCCCACCGCTACCACCCCGTGAGGAGGGGGCTGAAACCCTGGCATGAAGCTCCTCAAAGCAGCCTGGCGCCTGCCCCTGCTGCCCAGAAGGTCCCCCAGCCTGCCAGAGGCCCCCGACCTCTCCGCTGCGGCGTACCTGACCCGCCCGAGGGGCTGAATGCCCGCAACCGACAAAAGCGGTTCGTGCTATCAGGCGGGCGCTGGGAAAAGACGGACCTTACCTACAG GATCCTTCGGTTCCCGTGGCAGCTGGTGCGGGAGCAAGTGAGGCAGACAGTGGCAGAAGCCCTACAGGTATGGAGTGAAGTGACACCACTCACCTTCACTGAGGTGCACGAGGGCCACGCTGACATCACGATTGACTTCACCAG GTACTGGCATGGGGACAACTTGCCATTTGATGGACCTGGGGGCATCCTGGCCCACGCCTTCTTTCCTAAGACCCACCGAGAAGGGGATGTCCACTTCGACTATGATGAGACCTGGACTATTGGGGACGACCACG GTACAGACCTCCTGCAGGTGGCAGCCCATGAATTTGGCCATGCGCTCGGGCTACAGCACACCACGGCTGCAAAGGCCCTTATGTCTCCTTTCTACACCTTCCGCTACCCGCCAAGCCTCAGCCCAGATGACCGAAGGGGCATTCAGCACCTATATGGCCGGCCCCGGCCGGCCCCCTCTTCTAAGCCCCCAGCCCTGGACCCCCAGGCTGGAGTGGACACCAACGAGATTGCACCACTGGAG ccGGAAGCCCCACCAGATGCCTGCGAGATCTCCTTTGATGCGGTCTCCACCATCCGTGGGGAGCTCTTCTTCTTCAAGGCGGGCTTTGTGTGGCGGCTACGCGGGGGCCGGCTGCAGCCTGGCTACCCTGCGCTGGCCTCTCGCCACTGGCAGGGACTCCCCAGCCCCGTTGATGCAGCCTTCGAGGATGCCCAGGGCCACATCTGGTTCTTCAAGg GCGCTCAGTACTGGGTGTACGATGGTGAGAAGCCAGTCCTGGGGCCCGCCTCCCTCTCTGAGCTGGGCCTGCCAGGGTCCCCGGTCCACGCAGCCTTGGTCTGGGGCCCTGAGAAGAACAAGATCTACTTCTTCCGAGGCGGAGACTACTGGCGCTTCCACCCCAGCACCCGCCGTGTGGACAGCCCCGTGCCCCGCCGGGCAACCGATTGGCGAGGGGTACCCCCTGAGATTGACGCCGCCTTCCAGGATGCTGACG gTTACGCCTACTTCCTGCGTGGCCTCCTCTACTGGAAGTTTGACCCAGTGAAGGTGAAGGCCCTGGAGGGCTTTCCCCGCCTCGTGGGCCCCGACTTCTTTGGCTGTACAGAGCCTGCCAACACTTTCCACTAA
- the C25H22orf15 gene encoding LOW QUALITY PROTEIN: uncharacterized protein C22orf15 homolog (The sequence of the model RefSeq protein was modified relative to this genomic sequence to represent the inferred CDS: substituted 1 base at 1 genomic stop codon), which produces METRNRRIFSPATVFITVLFGAGCRELVNPCCNLVTLIAHLRKRGXVPPDATIALLAEDGHLVNLDKGLVGAPWAPSTGSPLLQEHGTYVLVQIINGEGGAPTCYESLLENLDDRCPELAEELRWLSGLPPMGNKQPEEVPGELALLLIGPHSRAQRLGSLLSRTR; this is translated from the exons ATGGAGACCA GAAATCGGCGTATCTTCTCCCCTGCAACCGTGTTTATCACAGTGCTATTTGGAG CCGGCTGCAGGGAGCTGGTGAACCCCTGTTGCAATCTGGTGACTCTCATTGCCCACCTGAGGAAGAGGGGGTAGGTGCCCCCAGATG CAACCATTGCCCTCCTGGCTGAGGATGGGCACCTGGTGAATCTGGACAAGGGCCTGGTGGGGGCTCCCTGGGCCCCCTCCACAGGCAGCCCCCTGCTGCAGGAGCATGGGACCTATGTCCTTGTGCAGATCATCA ATGGGGAGGGTGGGGCTCCTACCTGCTATGAGTCCCTATTGGAGAACCTGGATGACCGATGTCCAGAGCTGGCAG AGGAGCTGCGCTGGCTGTCAGGCCTACCCCCCATGGGCAACAAACAGCCAGAGGAGGTGCCTGGGGAACTGGCCTTGCTCCTGATTGGCCCTCATTCAAGGGCCCAGAGGTTGGGCTCCCTGCTGTCCAGGACCCGCTAG
- the VPREB3 gene encoding pre-B lymphocyte protein 3 — protein MACCRLALLLTGVLLAVSQPALTKPDALLVFPGQVAQLSCMLSPHHATIGEYGVSWYQQRAGSAPRYLFYYRSEEDHHRPPGIPDRFSAANDEVHNACILTISPVQPEDDADYYCSVGYIS, from the exons ATGGCTTGCTGTCGCTTGGCCCTCCTTCTGACTGGCGTGCTCCTGGCAG tctcccaGCCAGCCCTGACCAAGCCAGATGCACTGCTGGTCTTCCCAGGACAAGTAGCCCAACTCTCCTGCATGCTCAGTCCCCACCATGCCACCATTGGGGAATACGGTGTGTCTTGGTACCAGCAGCGAGCAGGTAGCGCCCCCCGCTACCTCTTCTACTACCGCTCAGAGGAGGACCACCACCGGCCCCCAGGCATTCCTGACCGCTTCTCGGCAGCCAACGATGAAGTCCACAATGCCTGCATCCTGACCATCAGCCCTGTGCAGCCTGAGGATGACGCAGATTATTACTGCTCTGTGGGCTACATATCctag
- the CHCHD10 gene encoding coiled-coil-helix-coiled-coil-helix domain-containing protein 10, mitochondrial, translating into MPRGSRSMASRPASRTAAPSAHPPAHPPPSAAAPAPAPSGQPGLMAQMASTAAGVAVGSAVGHVVGSALTGAFSGGSSEPAQPAVQQAPARGAPQPLGPCSYEIKQFLDCSTTQSDLTLCEGFSEALKQCKYNHGLSSLP; encoded by the exons ATGCCCCGCGGGAGCCGCAGCATGGCCTCCCGGCCAGCCAG CCGTACTGCTGCGCCATCTGCCCACCCGCCAGCGCACCCCCCGCCCTCGGCCGCCGCCCCGGCCCCCGCTCCGTCGGGCCAACCAGGTCTGATGGCACAGATGGCGTCCACCGCCGCTGGGGTAGCTGTGGGCTCAGCTGTGGGACACGTCGTGGGCAGTGCCCTGACCGGAGCCTTCAGCGGAGGCAGCTCAGAGCCCGCCCAGCCTGCTGTTCAGCAG GCCCCTGCCCGTGGTGCCCCCCAGCCGCTGGGGCCCTGCTCCTATGAGATCAAGCAGTTCCTGGACTGCTCCACCACTCAGAGTGACCTGACCCTGTGCGAGGGCTTCAGCGAGGCTTTGAAGCAGTGCAAGTACAACCATG GTCTGAGCTCTCTGCCCTGA